From the genome of Notolabrus celidotus isolate fNotCel1 chromosome 5, fNotCel1.pri, whole genome shotgun sequence, one region includes:
- the LOC117812986 gene encoding sialidase-3-like has protein sequence MGNTPSKSGSGEEPVKTTLFEKEPSGITYRIPALIYLRHCHTFLAFAEKRSSPCDHDAKMLVMRRGTLKDDGSVQWSTSQEVSTACLPDHRTMNPCPVYEKNSRTLFLFFICIWRNTTEARQILTGKNKARLCCISSNDDGQTWTQARDLTESVVGDTIHKWATFAVGPGHGVQLENGRLIIPAYAYYVPYRCCSFPIPFTVYPRALSIYSEDFGQTWRIGKMLRKKSCECEMAEIIDHEGRSHLYCNARNTGGHRCEALSENSGVYFDKPHMAPELVEPPSGCQGSVIGFPAPEFVPNDDAESKACGTSLLSPDTQTWLLFIHPTNKSGRRDMGVYLNRSPLHSSGWDRPRIIHRGPSGYSDLAYNGDKDQFSCLMECGNESELEQIAFMSFTLNDVMQTGSKKDKKMR, from the exons ATGGGGAACACACCATCCAAGAGTGGCAGTGGAGAGGAGCCAGTCAAAACAACTTTGTTTGAAAAGGAGCCAAGTGGAATAACATACAGAATCCCTGCTCTCATTTATCTGAGGCACTGTCACACATTCCTCGCATTTGCAGAAAAGAGATCCTCACCTTGTGACCATGATGCCAAAATGCTTGTCATGAGAAGAGGAACTCTGAAAGATGACGGATCTGTTCAG TGGTCAACTAGTCAGGAGGTGTCTACAGCTTGTCTACCAGACCACCGCACCATGAATCCCTGCCCTGTgtatgaaaaaaacagcagaaccCTGTTCTTATTTTTCATCTGTATCTGGAGGAACACCACAGAGGCGCGGCAGATCTTAACAGGTAAGAACAAGGCTCGTCTTTGCTGTATTAGCAGCAATGATGACGGTCAAACCTGGACTCAAGCGAGAGACTTGACAGAAAGTGTAGTCGGGGACACTATCCATAAGTGGGCCACCTTCGCTGTGGGTCCAGGGCACGGTGTTCAACTGGAGAACGGCAGATTGATCATCCCAGCCTACGCCTATTATGTCCCTTACAGATGTTGTTCCTTCCCCATTCCCTTCACGGTCTACCCCCGAGCTTTGTCTATTTATAGTGAGGACTTTGGACAGACATGGCGTATAGGTAAGATGCTTCGAAAAAAGTCTTGTGAGTGTGAAATGGCTGAAATCATCGATCACGAGGGCAGGAGTCACCTTTACTGTAACGCTCGTAACACTGGAGGGCACAGGTGTGAGGCCCTGAGTGAAAACAGCGGTGTGTATTTTGACAAACCACACATGGCTCCAGAGCTGGTCGAACCACCTTCAGGATGTCAGGGCAGCGTCATCGGCTTCCCTGCTCCTGAGTTCGTCCCCAATGACGACGCTGAAAGCAAAGCATGCGGCACATCTCTCTTGTCTCCAGACACACAAACCTGGCTCCTCTTCATCCACCCGACCAACAAGTCCGGCAGAAGAGACATGGGCGTGTATTTGAACCGATCCCCCTTGCACTCATCAGGGTGGGACAGACCTCGGATCATCCACAGGGGACCGAGCGGCTACTCCGACCTGGCCTACAACGGGGACAAGGATCAGTTCTCGTGCCTGATGGAGTGCGGGAATGAAAGCGAACTTGAACAGATTGCGTTTATGTCATTCACCCTCAACGATGTCATGCAGACGGGAAGTAAGAAAGACAAGAAGATGCGCTGA
- the xrra1 gene encoding X-ray radiation resistance-associated protein 1, which yields MTAESHELLLDGQNHLTKCFPARTFQHRGQEGAGHWLVAYSKAEEQRYRTLQRRIKETYRKCHNTDPVHNTLDAPFLLQSHCVDKPSTLCSVDISEKKLNSVNPAELKDFINVVYIDASINALSLDSFSSFVSLKELNLSLNGLCSMTFDAADFPHLEVLDLSYNNLSADAVVSIGWLPRLKGLHLTGNKLHHLPPNLGSSISGPATEEDTQFRTLEVLMLDENKLSSAVFTCLKNLKRLKYLNLQDNRITKIPYLQPTGFLKPSAEEEVEEEVLANTESYPNTEEHHKKISQVVQKDEPCRDSSLPLPALQYLNLSDNKIAEEDALMAAALFPSLREIDICSNPLTTRRSGDPPLLTYYLQERLGITIKRKKTQKDVKLPMKVSTDPKWKVEERISKVSKLLREALCPASTQVEKNETAGKKTPESNQENTEHFFVTQATDFPQFECADVKDTAETKEKNRAVNIPEEFLCYETLIDAKANPGEVEPIGIQTAVRMLEHTLKNLNVYRDSKPKLDSVQTPYRERERRVKKLPPLKLIKQPSEKVDEIIKEIKQSSSIREVSLSRAIRSSSVTKQDRKEAQSLLRDMKTKYKMVHQKTMEQVTDTNHNKAEPPPVNMNPYSSA from the exons ATGACTGCAGAGTCCCATGAGTTATTATTGGACGGACAGAACCATCTTACAAAATGTTTCCCTGCTCGGACGTTTCAGCACCGAGGACAAGAAG GTGCTGGGCATTGGCTTGTAGCGTACTCAaaggcagaggagcagagataCAGGACCCTgcagaggagaataaaagagacatATCGAAAATGTCACAACACTGACCCTGTCCATAACACATTGGATGCACCTTTCCTG ctccAGTCACACTGTGTTGATAAACCGTCCACGCTCTGCTCCGTGGACATCAGTGAGAAGAAACTGAATTCT GTCAACCCTGCAGAGCTCAAGGACTTTATCAACGTGGTTTACATTGATGCATCTATCAATGCTCTCTCTTTGG ATTCTTTCAGCAGTTTTGTGTCTTTGAAAGAACTTAACCTGTCATTGAACGGGCTCTGCAGCATGACATTTGATGCTGCAGATTTCCCTCATCTCGAG GTTTTGGATCTTTCCTACAACAATTTGTCGGCTGATGCTGTTGTTTCCATTGGCTGGCTTCCTCGTCTTAAGGGTCTTCATCTGACGGGAAATAAGCTTCATCACCTCCCCCCCAATCTGGGTTCTTCCATTTCTGG ACCTGCTACAGAGGAAGACACGCAGTTTAGAACTCTTGAAGTCCTGATGCTGGATGAAAACAAACTGTCCTCTGCAGTATTTACCTGTTTGAAAAACCTAAAGAG GCTTAAGTATTTAAACCTTCAGGACAACCGCATTACTAAGATACCATACCTGCAACCAACTGGCTTTTTGAAACCTTCAGctgaagaagaagttgaagaagaGGTTCTTG CAAACACTGAATCATATCCTAACACtgaagaacatcacaagaaaatCTCACAG GTTGTACAAAAGGATGAACCCTGTCGTGACTCAAGTTTGCCTCTCCCAGCACTGCAGTACTTGAATTTATCCGACAACAAG ATTGCAGAGGAGGACGCACTGATGGCTGCTGCTCTTTTCCCATCACTGCGAGAAATCGATATTTGCTCCAACCCTCTCACCACACGGAGAAGTG GAGACCCTCCATTACTCACCTATTACCTTCAAGAGAGACTGGGGATCACCATCAAAAGGAAGAAGACACAAAAGGATGTGAAGCTGCCAATGAAGGTGTCCACTGATCCAAAATGGAag GTAGAAGAAAGAATCTCAAAGGTGTCAAAGCTGCTGAGAGAAGCACTGTGTCCTGCTAGTACTCAGGTTGAGAAAAATGAGACAGCGGGCAAGAAAACACCAGAATCTAACcaagaaaacacagaacactTCTTTGTCACTCAG GCAACAGATTTTCCCCAATTTGAGTGTGCTGATGTAAAAGACACAGCagagacaaaagagaaaaataggGCGGTTAACATTCCTGAAGAATTCCTGTGCTATGAAACATTGATAGATGCAAAAGCAAACCCTGGTGAAGTTGAGCCCATTG GAATTCAAACAGCTGTTcggatgctggagcacacaCTGAAGAATCTCAATGTTTacagagactccaaaccaaagCTTGACAGCGTCCAGACACcgtacagagaaagagagagaagg GTTAAGAAACTTCCCCCTCTGAAACTAATAAAGCAGCCGTCTGAAAAGGTTGATGAAATAATAAAGGAAATCAAACAGAGCTCATCGATAAGAGAAGTCTCATTAA gcAGAGCCATACGCAGCTCTAGTGTCACAAAGCAGGATCGCAAGGAGGCTCAGTCTCTGCTGAGAGATATGAAGaccaagtacaagatggtccaTCAGAAAACAATGGAACAAGTGACAGACACCAACCATAACAAAGCTGAACCTCCACCTGTGAACATGAATCCATATTCAAGCGCTTAG